Proteins from a single region of Phyllopteryx taeniolatus isolate TA_2022b chromosome 10, UOR_Ptae_1.2, whole genome shotgun sequence:
- the si:ch211-153b23.5 gene encoding glutamine amidotransferase-like class 1 domain-containing protein 3, mitochondrial, translated as MAKRVAIILSGCGVYDGTEIHEASAVLVHLSRAGAQAQMFAPNQDQMHVINHCEGKPSDGKRNVLQESARIARGDIVDLAKLDVLAFDAVIIPGGFGVAKNLSDWGMKNKDFTIKPEVEKTLKDFHKAGKPLAMCCIAPVLAAKILPGCELTVGQDKESDVWPYAQTAGALQEMGCKHVNKEAEQAHVDVKHKLVTTPAFMCNAPIHKIFDGIGVMVKETLKLA; from the exons ATGGCAAAGCGAGTAGCAATTATTCTCTCGGGCTGCGGAGTCTACGATGGCACAGAGATCCACGAGGCCTCCGCTGTCCTCGTTCATCTGAGTCGCGCTGGAGCCCAA GCACAGATGTTTGCACCAAACCAAGATCAGATGCATGTTATCAATCATTGTGAGGGGAAGCCTTCAGATGGCAAAAGAAACGTCCTGCAGGAGAGCGCCCGAATTGCCAGGGGTGACATCGTGGATTTGGCCAAGTTAGATGTTTTAGCGTTTGATGCTGTCATCATCCCTG GTGGTTTTGGTGTGGCAAAAAACCTCAGTGATTGGGGAATGAAGAATAAGGACTTCACCATCAAGCCAGAGGTGGAGAAGACCCTCAAGGATTTCCACAAAGCGGGAAAGCCGTTGGCCATGTGCTGCATCGCTCCAGTCCTTGCTGCCAAAATCCTGCCTGGTTGTGAGCTCACAGTGGGCCAAGACAAAGAGAGTGACGT GTGGCCGTACGCCCAGACGGCCGGCGCCTTACAGGAGATGGGCTGCAAGCATGTGAATAAAGAAGCGGAGCAAGCGCATGTCGACGTCAAACACAAACTCGTCACCACTCCGGCTTTCATGTGCAATGCTCCCATTCACAAGATCTTTGATGGAATCGGCGTCATGGTTAAAGAAACACTGAAACTTGCTTAA